A stretch of Myxococcus hansupus DNA encodes these proteins:
- the crtI gene encoding phytoene desaturase family protein — MLRPSDVTGLDARSGASRALVIGSGFGGLAAAIRLAARGWRVTVLERRDGPGGRANAFQQDGFTFDAGPTVITCPHLLEELWALAGQRLADHVDLRPVVPLYRMRFSDGSTFDYHSDRESMRESVRRLSPRDEAGFLSLCARVERMYEAGIGPLMSRPVPDALSLASFTPALVRDEAFRSMFGLVSKHIRDERLQQALSFHPLLIGGSPFAAASAVYTSIQFVERRWGAFFPVGGTGALVRAMVTLLEVLGGEVRYGSEVTEITLEGRKATGVRLGDGSGLTADAVVSNADAAWTYRYLLPGHVRRHWTDERINRARYSMSAFLWYFGTRRQYPEVAHHTLLFGKDFRGMFSGLEGAGQPLADPLLYLHRPTATDAALAPLGHDAFYVLAPVPHLGTGSEWKQRAESFRRALEERLSRTVLPGLSAELVTSRMVTPEYFRDELRSFRGSAFSFAPTLMQTTFLRAQARSEDVDRLYMVGAGTHPGAGLPAVLCSAKIVDTVIPRA, encoded by the coding sequence GTGCTGAGACCCTCGGACGTGACTGGCTTGGATGCACGAAGTGGCGCCAGTCGCGCGCTCGTCATTGGCAGTGGTTTCGGCGGACTGGCGGCGGCCATCCGGCTGGCGGCGCGAGGCTGGCGCGTTACGGTGTTGGAGCGCCGGGACGGACCGGGCGGGCGGGCGAACGCCTTCCAGCAGGACGGCTTCACCTTCGACGCCGGGCCCACGGTGATTACGTGCCCACATCTGCTGGAGGAGCTGTGGGCCCTGGCGGGGCAGCGGCTCGCGGACCATGTGGACCTCCGGCCCGTGGTCCCGCTGTACCGGATGCGGTTCTCGGATGGCTCGACGTTCGACTACCACTCGGACCGGGAGTCGATGCGCGAGTCCGTGCGCCGGCTGTCGCCTCGGGATGAGGCCGGCTTCCTGTCACTGTGTGCCCGCGTGGAGCGGATGTACGAGGCGGGGATTGGCCCGCTGATGAGCAGGCCGGTGCCGGATGCGCTGAGCCTCGCGTCCTTCACGCCCGCGCTGGTGCGGGACGAAGCGTTCCGGTCCATGTTCGGGCTGGTGTCGAAGCACATCCGGGACGAACGCCTTCAGCAGGCGCTGAGCTTCCATCCGCTGTTGATTGGCGGCAGCCCCTTCGCGGCGGCGAGCGCGGTGTACACGTCCATCCAATTCGTGGAGCGCCGCTGGGGCGCGTTCTTCCCGGTAGGCGGCACCGGTGCGCTGGTGCGCGCGATGGTGACGCTGCTGGAGGTGCTGGGCGGCGAGGTCCGCTACGGCAGCGAGGTGACGGAGATCACCTTGGAGGGACGGAAGGCGACGGGGGTGCGACTGGGGGACGGCTCGGGGCTGACAGCGGACGCCGTGGTGTCGAACGCGGACGCGGCGTGGACGTACCGGTATCTGTTGCCGGGGCACGTGCGGAGGCACTGGACGGACGAGCGCATCAACCGGGCGCGGTACTCCATGAGCGCGTTCCTCTGGTACTTCGGCACGCGGCGTCAGTACCCGGAGGTCGCGCACCACACGCTGCTGTTCGGCAAGGACTTCCGAGGCATGTTCTCGGGGCTCGAGGGGGCAGGGCAGCCGCTCGCGGATCCACTGCTGTACCTGCACCGGCCGACGGCGACGGACGCGGCGCTGGCTCCGCTGGGACACGATGCGTTCTATGTGCTTGCACCGGTGCCGCATCTGGGGACGGGCTCGGAATGGAAGCAGCGCGCCGAGTCTTTCCGGCGCGCACTGGAGGAGCGGTTGTCCCGGACCGTGCTGCCCGGTTTGAGCGCGGAGTTGGTGACGTCACGGATGGTGACGCCGGAGTACTTCCGCGACGAGCTGCGGTCCTTCCGAGGCTCCGCGTTCAGCTTCGCGCCGACGTTGATGCAGACGACGTTCCTTCGGGCACAGGCACGGAGCGAGGACGTGGACCGCCTCTACATGGTGGGGGCGGGGACGCACCCTGGCGCCGGTCTGCCCGCGGTGCTGTGCTCCGCGAAGATCGTGGACACGGTGATTCCTCGCGCGTAG
- the clpX gene encoding ATP-dependent Clp protease ATP-binding subunit ClpX, with protein MKKEHHVNLSCSFCGKSQREVRKLIAGPTVYICDECIKLCNDIIADENEREEGKPQVSLPTPLEIKAFLDDYVIGQDQAKKVLAVAVYNHYKRIYQKKPTSRPRPGVKSPTGEEVELSKSNILLIGPTGSGKTLLAQSLARFLNVPFTIADATSLTEAGYVGEDVENIIQNLLHNADYDVEKASRGIVYIDEIDKIARKGDMPSATRDVGGEGVQQALLKIIEGTRANVTPRGGKKYNQQEYVQVDTTNILFICGGAFHGIDGVIKRRVGEKGLGFGAKITHREERSVGELLALTEPEDLMRFGMIPEFIGRLPMIATLNDLKEEDLVIILSQPKNALVKQYQKLFEMEKVKLTFTKEALRAIAREAMRRHSGARGLRAILEDAMLEIMYDVPFREGVKECKITEQVITKHEAPQLVMEKEKKTA; from the coding sequence GTGAAGAAGGAGCACCACGTCAACCTGTCTTGTTCGTTCTGCGGCAAGTCGCAGCGCGAGGTCCGCAAGCTCATCGCGGGCCCGACGGTCTACATCTGCGACGAATGCATCAAGCTGTGTAACGACATCATCGCGGACGAGAACGAGCGCGAGGAGGGCAAGCCCCAGGTCAGCTTGCCGACGCCCTTGGAAATCAAGGCGTTCCTCGACGACTACGTGATCGGACAGGACCAGGCGAAGAAGGTCCTCGCGGTGGCGGTGTACAACCACTACAAGCGCATCTATCAAAAGAAGCCGACCTCTCGGCCGCGTCCGGGCGTGAAGAGCCCCACCGGCGAGGAAGTGGAGCTGAGCAAGAGCAACATCCTGCTCATCGGTCCCACGGGAAGTGGCAAGACGCTGCTGGCGCAGTCGCTGGCGCGTTTCCTCAACGTGCCCTTCACCATCGCCGACGCCACCAGCCTCACCGAGGCCGGCTACGTGGGCGAGGACGTGGAGAACATCATCCAGAACCTCCTCCACAACGCCGACTACGACGTGGAGAAGGCCTCGCGCGGCATCGTCTACATCGACGAGATCGACAAGATCGCCCGCAAGGGTGACATGCCCAGCGCCACCCGCGACGTGGGCGGCGAGGGCGTGCAGCAGGCCCTGCTGAAGATCATCGAAGGCACCCGGGCCAACGTCACGCCGCGCGGCGGGAAGAAGTACAACCAGCAGGAGTACGTCCAGGTCGACACGACGAACATCCTGTTCATCTGCGGCGGTGCCTTCCACGGCATCGACGGCGTCATCAAGCGCCGCGTGGGTGAGAAGGGCCTCGGCTTCGGCGCGAAGATCACCCACCGCGAGGAGCGCAGCGTGGGCGAGCTGCTGGCGCTGACCGAGCCGGAAGACCTCATGCGCTTCGGCATGATTCCGGAGTTCATCGGCCGCCTGCCGATGATCGCCACGCTCAATGACCTGAAGGAAGAGGACCTGGTCATCATCCTCTCGCAGCCGAAGAACGCGCTGGTGAAGCAGTACCAGAAGCTCTTCGAGATGGAGAAGGTGAAGCTCACCTTCACCAAGGAAGCGCTGCGCGCCATCGCCCGCGAGGCGATGCGCCGTCACTCCGGAGCGCGCGGCCTGCGCGCCATCCTGGAGGACGCGATGCTGGAGATCATGTACGACGTGCCGTTCCGCGAGGGCGTCAAGGAGTGCAAGATCACCGAGCAGGTCATCACCAAGCACGAGGCGCCCCAGCTCGTCATGGAGAAGGAGAAGAAGACGGCCTAG
- a CDS encoding AgmX/PglI C-terminal domain-containing protein produces MVAGQDPAADVEGQWLYKHGDLVLGPVSGTLIVEKLTTGELAPETWVALAGERDFHRMTEVDAFRVHIARAEAASRVAAAVVVERAKSAKRLKVLGGAAVAGVLVLGVVGVQVARNAAVHGWFGGDDLPQDDFEMGEITIRVAQARADDEELFEYPGTGVRRPGTGEPGAKPATGSGAPGRVAMASTTRAPDRKPPRPGGSVSTEPDGMEMTQQFDQDAINKVVASNKSTLFRCFKEEAERSPGIYAKVPMEFVIGNDGRVSKLWVDNHQFKKGPLYECLLSEMQKWPFRAYEGERATVGLSFTIGKRG; encoded by the coding sequence ATGGTGGCCGGACAAGACCCTGCGGCGGACGTGGAAGGACAGTGGCTCTACAAGCACGGAGACCTGGTGCTGGGGCCCGTCAGTGGCACCCTCATCGTGGAGAAGCTCACCACGGGTGAGCTGGCGCCCGAGACGTGGGTGGCGCTCGCGGGCGAACGCGACTTCCACCGGATGACGGAGGTGGATGCGTTCCGCGTCCACATCGCCCGGGCGGAGGCTGCCTCCCGCGTGGCCGCCGCCGTCGTCGTCGAGCGCGCCAAGTCGGCCAAGCGCCTGAAGGTCCTGGGCGGCGCCGCCGTGGCGGGCGTGCTGGTGCTGGGCGTCGTCGGCGTCCAGGTGGCGCGCAACGCCGCGGTCCACGGCTGGTTCGGCGGAGACGACCTCCCTCAAGACGACTTCGAGATGGGCGAAATCACCATCCGCGTGGCGCAGGCGCGCGCGGATGACGAGGAGCTCTTCGAGTACCCGGGGACGGGCGTGCGCCGTCCGGGCACGGGTGAGCCGGGCGCGAAGCCGGCCACGGGCAGCGGCGCTCCCGGCAGGGTGGCCATGGCCTCCACCACGCGAGCGCCGGACCGGAAGCCGCCGCGTCCGGGCGGCAGCGTGAGCACGGAGCCGGACGGCATGGAGATGACGCAGCAGTTCGACCAGGACGCCATCAACAAGGTGGTGGCCAGCAACAAGTCGACGCTGTTCCGCTGCTTCAAGGAAGAGGCGGAGCGCAGCCCTGGCATCTACGCCAAGGTTCCCATGGAGTTCGTCATCGGGAACGACGGCCGGGTCAGCAAGCTGTGGGTGGACAACCACCAGTTCAAGAAGGGTCCACTCTACGAGTGCCTTCTGTCCGAAATGCAGAAGTGGCCGTTCCGCGCCTACGAGGGTGAGCGGGCCACCGTCGGCCTGTCGTTCACCATCGGCAAGCGGGGGTAG
- a CDS encoding lanthionine synthetase LanC family protein, translating into MSPDEAAHRQQRGCRPPEDFRETAETLGQALLKMAARAKDGSVYWRGPAERAGQLVWTPLPTTMFAGSLGVALFLAGLARVTGDAAYGELSRETLRPLQREVEQLVTDTERAARVQLDLGGLSGLGSMIYGLVRAGDLLDEPSFHETAHQISGLVTAERIANDEALDVMLGCAGTLLALLALHERRPSANAQGRTPLELAILCGQRLLDRRVDVAEGFRAWAHAGASPMGGFCHGTAGIEYALLRLHASTGTPAFLTAAVEAMENERRLFDAARRDWSYLHAEEPRFLNSWCKGAPGLLIARCGGLTVFDTAEVRAELPLAIARTASAELSLVDDVCCGNFGRVDALLFAGARLSDPGTQAAAHQLASEALDRAEGRRGFVFASKFQGALDPRFFPGISGVGYTLLRLAAPEALPSILALE; encoded by the coding sequence ATGTCGCCCGACGAAGCCGCACATCGGCAGCAGCGCGGTTGCCGGCCGCCCGAGGACTTCCGCGAGACGGCCGAAACCCTGGGTCAGGCGCTCCTCAAGATGGCGGCCCGGGCCAAGGACGGGTCCGTCTATTGGCGAGGGCCCGCCGAGCGGGCCGGCCAGCTCGTATGGACGCCCCTTCCGACGACGATGTTCGCGGGCTCGCTCGGGGTGGCCCTGTTCCTCGCGGGCCTCGCGCGGGTGACCGGGGACGCCGCGTATGGCGAACTCAGTCGAGAAACCCTGCGCCCCCTGCAACGCGAGGTGGAGCAGCTCGTGACCGATACCGAGAGGGCTGCGCGTGTTCAGCTCGACCTCGGAGGACTGTCCGGGCTGGGCTCGATGATTTACGGGTTGGTCCGCGCCGGGGATTTGCTCGACGAACCCTCGTTCCACGAGACCGCGCACCAGATTTCAGGCCTCGTCACGGCGGAGCGGATCGCCAACGACGAAGCGCTGGACGTCATGCTCGGCTGCGCGGGGACACTGCTCGCCCTCCTGGCCCTCCATGAGCGGCGCCCCAGTGCCAACGCGCAGGGACGCACGCCCTTGGAGCTCGCCATTCTGTGTGGCCAGCGGCTTCTTGACCGCCGCGTTGACGTGGCCGAGGGCTTTCGGGCGTGGGCGCACGCGGGTGCTTCTCCCATGGGAGGCTTCTGCCACGGTACGGCGGGCATCGAGTACGCCCTGCTGCGCCTCCATGCGAGTACCGGCACACCAGCGTTCCTCACGGCCGCGGTCGAAGCCATGGAGAATGAACGCCGCCTGTTCGATGCCGCGCGGCGGGACTGGAGCTACCTTCACGCAGAGGAGCCGCGCTTCCTCAACAGTTGGTGCAAGGGGGCTCCCGGCCTGCTCATCGCACGCTGTGGTGGATTGACGGTGTTCGATACCGCCGAGGTCCGGGCGGAACTTCCACTCGCGATTGCGCGAACGGCCAGCGCCGAGCTGAGCCTCGTTGACGACGTCTGCTGTGGGAACTTCGGCCGCGTCGACGCGCTGCTCTTCGCGGGGGCCCGCCTGAGCGACCCAGGAACGCAAGCAGCGGCACATCAGCTCGCCAGCGAAGCCCTCGACCGCGCCGAGGGCCGCCGGGGCTTCGTCTTCGCATCGAAGTTCCAGGGGGCCCTCGACCCGCGATTCTTTCCTGGAATCAGCGGCGTGGGCTACACGCTGCTCCGCCTCGCGGCGCCCGAGGCGCTCCCAAGTATCCTGGCGTTGGAATGA
- a CDS encoding trifunctional serine/threonine-protein kinase/ATP-binding protein/sensor histidine kinase, translated as MPERPGGPRPRSRLRAGHQGRPRALRRPEKLYGRESQQATLRGAFERAALGRSGFVLVSGSAGMGKSALTGTLKRPVAERHGHFARGKYDQLLRDSPYSGIFEAFREVARGLLGEQEQDLEAWRHRLLEAVGGMGRLVVDAVPRMALVLGDQPPVPELGPAESELRFQLVLRKLVAALATKEHPLVVVLDDLHWADSASLQLLRLLLTDRDIEHLLVVAGCRSEELSPDHPVEALARALQEHDTPVDRIDLEPLSPEHMTRLVADVFPPAEGQHDAQLDTLVLSLTEGNPFHAVQLLRTFYERGLVRFDADGGGFRWDASALRGQDFSDGVVALLTSRIRELSSSAQSLLPMAAALGHTFDLRSLAIVLERPLDEAAYGLNEVLEAGLVAPIDEPDPEAGGTYQFTHDRVQQAAMELTPADVHPEIHARIGRLLLRHTPPARLDEGLAELVGHFHLALPVLHDAEERHRVAELDLRAGRSAKSRGAWSGALRLLSTGLSLLGEDGWKKDRRLTFDLHVDAAEAAYLAADFDLMERLAASALARAVDGVEELRVQEVRLQCLAHRGEHSRGVDLGLEVLRKLGQPLPSNPKQPHVLAAVAKTKLRLGLRKPEDLAALPECTDPLLLATLRLMVKLSSLAFMARPLLFPLVVLRVLQLTIRHGATGVAAFGYVGYGLMLSVHLGNPEEGFRYGRLALKTLDRFQAESLRAMVTFVFNLFIRHWKEPLSGCIDDFYFAAQKGQETGDIEYLGYASSAGCATALIARDGLAEGGPRMDRYRDTLANHRHKNVRFVEYMRHSLDALTGTFTGDVEAREEELIAPYRQLDYRNGIATCDVIRTLRRWLWGDARGTLASAEAVDAQVELIAGQIYLPWYKFFQGLALIAIHPTLGPLDRLRSSRAIDAIRKSMRGWARIAPMNYGARAELLDAERARLDGNEDAAADAYDRAIRLARQHGLSLDEGVACEAAARFHLAQAHERVARTYLEEARAAYLRWGARAVAARLEREHPRLLPTTPEPVRTDEPAGTPLAALDLESVIKTARALSGEIVLEKLLRKLMTLVIENAGARRGVLLLKRPEGLVIAAEGSVDSDGVVLEAPVPMESSSALPVSILHYVVRTGETVLLHDAAAEEPFSEDPYVRSAQPKSLLCSPLLKQGALTGVLYLENDATRGAFTRERLEVLRMLSFQAAISLENAGLYASLEEYSRTLERRVEERTAEIQHKNAELATTLTQLRDTQRQLVAQEKLASLGALTAGIAHELQNPLNFVNNFSDLSSRLAGELEQTLHGKVEQLDSETREDVLETLQDLKQNAQRIHSHGKRASDIIKTMLRHSRKSEGTRSKADLNLLVRDSMNLAVQGLRSRPGGATVKTETSLDPNVGFVELVASDISRMLTNILDNAFYATAQHQQQASAGFTPRVHLSTRRVGNKVELRVRDNGPGIPEAIREKLFHPFFTTKPAGVGTGLGLSLCHDIVQEHQGDIRVESPADAGAEFIITLPAP; from the coding sequence GTGCCTGAACGCCCTGGAGGGCCCCGGCCCCGTTCCCGCCTTCGAGCTGGGCACCAAGGACGTCCCCGAGCGCTTCGCCGTCCCGAGAAGCTCTACGGCCGCGAGTCCCAGCAGGCCACGTTGCGCGGCGCCTTCGAACGCGCCGCGTTGGGCCGCTCCGGCTTCGTCCTCGTCTCCGGCTCCGCGGGGATGGGCAAGTCCGCCCTCACGGGGACCCTCAAGCGCCCCGTCGCCGAACGCCACGGCCACTTCGCGAGGGGCAAGTACGATCAGCTCCTCCGGGACTCCCCTTACAGCGGCATCTTCGAGGCCTTCCGCGAAGTGGCCCGCGGACTCCTCGGGGAGCAGGAGCAGGACCTGGAGGCGTGGCGCCACCGTCTCCTCGAAGCGGTGGGCGGCATGGGCCGGCTGGTGGTGGACGCGGTGCCGCGCATGGCCCTGGTCCTCGGAGACCAACCGCCCGTGCCGGAGCTGGGGCCCGCGGAATCGGAGCTCCGCTTCCAGCTCGTGCTGCGCAAGCTGGTGGCCGCGCTCGCCACGAAGGAGCACCCGCTCGTCGTGGTGCTGGACGACCTCCACTGGGCGGACAGCGCCAGCCTCCAGCTCCTGCGGCTGCTGCTGACCGACCGCGACATCGAACACCTGCTCGTGGTCGCGGGCTGCCGCTCCGAGGAGCTGAGCCCGGACCATCCGGTGGAGGCGCTCGCCCGGGCGCTGCAAGAGCATGACACCCCGGTCGACCGCATCGACCTGGAGCCCTTGTCGCCCGAGCACATGACCCGGCTGGTCGCGGATGTGTTCCCGCCCGCCGAGGGCCAGCACGACGCGCAGCTCGACACGTTGGTGCTCTCGCTCACGGAGGGCAATCCCTTCCACGCCGTGCAACTGCTGCGCACGTTCTACGAGCGCGGGCTGGTCCGCTTCGACGCGGACGGCGGCGGCTTCCGCTGGGACGCCAGCGCGCTGCGCGGCCAGGACTTCAGCGACGGCGTGGTGGCGCTGCTCACCTCGCGCATCCGGGAGCTGAGCTCGTCCGCGCAGTCCCTGCTCCCCATGGCAGCCGCACTGGGCCACACCTTCGACCTGCGCAGCCTGGCCATCGTGCTGGAGCGCCCGCTCGACGAGGCCGCGTACGGACTCAATGAGGTGCTCGAGGCCGGCCTCGTGGCGCCCATCGACGAACCCGACCCGGAGGCGGGCGGCACCTATCAGTTCACCCATGACCGCGTGCAGCAGGCCGCCATGGAGCTGACGCCCGCGGACGTCCATCCCGAAATCCACGCGCGCATCGGCCGGCTGCTGCTGCGGCACACGCCCCCCGCGCGCCTGGACGAGGGACTCGCGGAGCTGGTCGGCCACTTCCATCTCGCGTTGCCCGTGCTCCACGACGCGGAGGAGCGCCACCGCGTGGCGGAGCTGGACCTGCGTGCCGGCCGCAGCGCCAAGTCGCGAGGCGCCTGGTCCGGCGCCCTGCGGCTCTTGAGCACGGGCCTGTCGCTGCTAGGTGAGGACGGGTGGAAGAAGGACCGGCGCCTCACGTTCGACCTCCACGTCGACGCGGCGGAGGCGGCCTACCTCGCCGCGGACTTCGACCTGATGGAGCGGCTCGCCGCGTCCGCGCTGGCCCGCGCCGTGGACGGCGTGGAGGAGCTGCGCGTCCAGGAAGTCCGGCTCCAATGCCTCGCGCACCGGGGCGAGCACTCGCGCGGCGTGGACCTGGGCCTGGAGGTGTTGCGCAAGCTGGGGCAACCCCTGCCCTCGAACCCCAAGCAGCCGCACGTGCTGGCCGCGGTGGCGAAGACGAAGCTCCGCCTGGGCCTGCGCAAGCCCGAGGACCTCGCGGCCCTCCCCGAGTGCACCGACCCGCTGCTGCTCGCCACACTGCGGTTGATGGTAAAGCTGTCCTCGCTGGCCTTCATGGCCCGCCCGCTGCTGTTCCCGCTGGTGGTGCTCCGCGTCCTCCAGCTCACCATCCGCCATGGCGCCACTGGCGTCGCGGCGTTCGGGTACGTGGGTTATGGGCTGATGCTCAGCGTCCACCTGGGCAATCCCGAAGAGGGTTTCCGTTACGGCCGGCTGGCGCTGAAGACGCTGGACCGCTTCCAGGCGGAGAGCCTGCGGGCGATGGTGACCTTCGTCTTCAACCTCTTCATCCGCCACTGGAAGGAGCCGCTGTCGGGCTGCATCGACGACTTCTACTTCGCCGCGCAGAAGGGACAGGAGACGGGCGACATCGAGTACCTCGGCTACGCGTCGAGCGCCGGCTGCGCCACCGCCCTTATCGCGAGGGACGGCCTGGCGGAGGGCGGGCCACGCATGGACCGGTACCGGGACACGCTGGCCAACCACCGGCACAAGAACGTGCGCTTCGTCGAGTACATGCGCCACTCGCTCGACGCGCTCACGGGGACCTTCACGGGGGACGTGGAGGCCCGTGAAGAGGAGCTGATCGCGCCCTATCGCCAGCTCGACTACCGCAACGGCATCGCCACCTGTGACGTGATTCGCACCCTGCGGCGCTGGCTGTGGGGTGACGCGCGCGGAACCCTGGCGAGCGCCGAGGCCGTGGACGCGCAGGTGGAGCTCATCGCCGGGCAGATCTACCTGCCCTGGTACAAGTTCTTCCAAGGTCTGGCGCTCATCGCCATCCATCCCACGCTGGGGCCCCTGGACCGCCTCCGCTCGTCGCGCGCCATCGACGCCATCCGCAAGTCGATGCGGGGTTGGGCTCGCATCGCCCCCATGAACTACGGCGCTCGGGCGGAGCTGCTGGACGCCGAACGGGCCCGCCTGGACGGGAACGAGGACGCGGCGGCGGACGCCTATGACCGCGCCATCCGGTTGGCTCGCCAGCACGGCCTGTCGCTCGACGAAGGCGTGGCCTGTGAAGCCGCGGCGCGCTTCCATCTGGCCCAGGCCCACGAACGGGTGGCGCGCACCTATCTGGAGGAGGCGCGCGCCGCGTACCTGCGCTGGGGCGCTCGCGCCGTCGCGGCCCGGCTGGAGCGGGAGCATCCGCGCCTGTTGCCCACCACGCCCGAGCCCGTCCGCACGGACGAGCCCGCGGGCACGCCCCTGGCCGCGCTGGACCTGGAGTCCGTCATCAAGACGGCGCGGGCGCTGTCGGGAGAAATCGTCCTCGAGAAGCTGCTGCGCAAGCTGATGACCCTGGTCATCGAGAACGCGGGCGCGCGGCGCGGCGTGCTGCTGTTGAAACGGCCCGAGGGGCTGGTCATCGCCGCGGAGGGCTCGGTGGACAGCGACGGCGTGGTGTTGGAAGCGCCGGTGCCCATGGAGTCTTCCTCGGCCCTGCCCGTCTCCATCCTCCATTACGTGGTGCGCACCGGAGAGACGGTGCTCCTCCACGACGCGGCGGCGGAGGAGCCGTTCTCCGAGGACCCCTACGTGCGCAGCGCGCAGCCCAAGTCGCTGCTGTGCAGTCCGCTCTTGAAGCAGGGCGCGCTCACCGGCGTGCTGTACCTGGAGAACGACGCCACGCGCGGCGCCTTCACCCGCGAGCGGCTCGAGGTGCTGCGCATGCTCTCGTTCCAGGCCGCCATCTCCCTGGAGAACGCCGGCCTCTACGCCAGCCTGGAGGAGTACAGCCGGACGCTGGAGCGCCGCGTGGAGGAGCGCACGGCTGAAATTCAGCACAAGAACGCCGAGCTGGCGACGACGCTCACCCAGCTCCGGGACACACAGCGCCAGCTCGTCGCCCAGGAGAAGCTCGCATCACTGGGTGCGCTCACCGCCGGCATCGCCCACGAGCTGCAGAACCCGCTCAACTTCGTGAACAACTTCTCGGACCTGTCCTCCCGGCTCGCGGGGGAGCTGGAGCAGACGCTGCACGGCAAGGTGGAGCAGCTCGACAGCGAGACGCGAGAGGACGTGCTGGAGACGCTCCAGGACTTGAAGCAGAACGCGCAGCGCATCCACAGCCACGGCAAGCGGGCGTCGGACATCATCAAGACGATGCTCCGGCACTCGCGCAAGTCGGAGGGCACCCGCTCCAAGGCGGACCTCAACCTGCTGGTGCGCGACAGCATGAATCTGGCGGTCCAGGGCCTGCGCAGCCGCCCCGGCGGCGCCACCGTGAAGACGGAGACGTCGCTGGACCCCAACGTGGGCTTCGTGGAGCTGGTGGCCAGCGACATCAGCCGGATGCTCACCAACATCCTCGACAACGCCTTCTACGCCACGGCGCAGCACCAGCAGCAGGCCAGCGCGGGCTTCACGCCCCGCGTCCACCTGAGCACCCGGCGCGTGGGGAACAAGGTGGAGCTGCGCGTCCGCGACAACGGCCCGGGCATCCCCGAGGCCATCCGCGAGAAGCTGTTCCACCCGTTCTTCACCACCAAGCCCGCCGGCGTGGGCACCGGCCTGGGCCTGTCGCTGTGCCACGACATCGTCCAGGAGCATCAGGGCGACATCCGCGTGGAGAGCCCCGCCGACGCCGGGGCCGAGTTCATCATCACCCTGCCCGCCCCCTGA